Proteins encoded in a region of the Ruegeria sp. AD91A genome:
- a CDS encoding DegQ family serine endoprotease: MSIRKSSLLLPRTSNWAGASALGAALLAATAMPSMADEALADLVETVSPSVVTIIAEHDAVPTPAQGQNFDFEGHPFGEFFKRFGGPEGFNMPQRGPSQGLGSGFVLDEAGYIITNHHVVDNASTVTVRLSDDRTFDAEVVGTDPLTDIAVLKIDAGTDLQAVELGDSDTIRVGEDVVAIGNPFGLSSTVTTGIVSAKGRNISEGPYAEFIQTDAAINKGNSGGPLFNMEGEVVGVNSAIYSPSGGSVGLGFAVTSNIVEHIAADLRDDGQVSRGWLGVSIQNVSPQLAAALGIEASTGALVSDVVSGSPADGVLKQGDVILSFNDDAVDSSGDLPILVGTTKVGTDSTLTVLREGKQKTVSLTVGQHQTASPEADKPVEAEVAGTTLGVTVAPLTETVRAEKGVAENVEGVVVTDLKPDSPAAKAGLQRGDVIVKLGNQDTSTPDALKAALDSEKTDPALVLINRGGSQIFVAVELA, translated from the coding sequence AGGTGCCAGCGCGCTCGGCGCGGCCCTTCTGGCAGCGACGGCCATGCCGTCCATGGCGGACGAGGCATTGGCTGATCTGGTTGAGACCGTTTCACCGTCGGTCGTAACCATCATCGCCGAACACGACGCAGTGCCGACCCCAGCCCAGGGTCAGAACTTTGACTTTGAAGGGCATCCCTTTGGTGAATTCTTCAAACGCTTCGGCGGCCCGGAAGGGTTCAACATGCCGCAACGTGGCCCGTCCCAGGGCCTGGGCTCGGGTTTTGTTCTGGATGAGGCCGGATACATCATCACCAATCACCATGTCGTCGACAATGCCTCGACCGTGACCGTGCGCCTCAGCGATGATCGCACCTTCGACGCCGAAGTGGTCGGAACGGACCCGCTAACGGATATCGCGGTTCTGAAAATCGACGCGGGGACTGACCTGCAAGCCGTGGAACTTGGCGACAGTGACACAATCCGCGTAGGTGAAGACGTGGTCGCCATCGGCAACCCCTTCGGCCTGAGCTCGACCGTGACCACAGGTATCGTTTCGGCAAAAGGCCGCAACATCTCGGAAGGTCCATATGCAGAGTTCATCCAGACGGATGCAGCGATCAACAAGGGCAACTCGGGCGGCCCTCTGTTCAACATGGAAGGCGAAGTTGTTGGCGTGAACTCGGCCATCTATTCGCCCAGCGGTGGGTCGGTCGGTCTTGGATTTGCCGTAACTTCGAACATCGTTGAACACATCGCAGCCGATCTGCGTGATGATGGGCAGGTCAGCCGGGGTTGGCTGGGCGTGTCGATCCAGAACGTTAGCCCACAACTTGCGGCGGCGTTGGGGATTGAGGCTTCCACGGGCGCGTTGGTGTCCGACGTAGTTTCAGGCAGCCCGGCAGACGGCGTCCTGAAGCAAGGCGACGTGATCCTGTCATTCAACGACGATGCCGTAGACTCCAGTGGTGATCTTCCCATCCTTGTGGGCACGACCAAAGTCGGCACCGACAGCACTCTGACCGTGTTGCGTGAGGGCAAGCAGAAAACAGTGTCCCTTACTGTTGGCCAGCATCAGACCGCATCGCCCGAGGCCGACAAACCGGTCGAAGCAGAAGTTGCAGGCACAACGCTCGGTGTTACCGTGGCACCGCTGACCGAAACGGTTCGGGCCGAGAAAGGTGTTGCCGAAAACGTCGAGGGCGTCGTCGTCACCGACCTGAAGCCCGACAGCCCCGCGGCAAAAGCCGGCCTGCAGCGTGGTGACGTGATCGTCAAGTTGGGCAATCAGGACACCTCCACACCGGACGCTCTGAAGGCGGCGCTGGACAGCGAAAAAACCGATCCTGCCCTGGTGCTGATCAATCGTGGCGGCAGCCAGATCTTCGTCGCGGTCGAACTGGCCTGA
- a CDS encoding response regulator transcription factor has product MSRRLLIVEDDADTKDFIAKGFGEEGYVVETAADGREGLYHATDGGFDAIVLDRMLPGLDGLSLIKSMRAAGLKTPVLMLTAMSAVDERVKGLRSGADDYLVKPFSFQELHARIEALLRRPQESEEAPTLTCKDLQMDLLTRKVTRDGHEITLTPREFQILEFFLRRKNRVVSRTMLLEGVWDYHFDPNTNVVDVHISKLRRQLDEGGDAQLIETVRGAGYMMSDG; this is encoded by the coding sequence ATGAGCCGCCGTCTGTTGATCGTCGAAGATGATGCTGACACAAAGGACTTCATCGCCAAGGGTTTTGGCGAAGAGGGATACGTGGTTGAAACCGCGGCTGACGGTCGCGAGGGGCTGTACCATGCCACTGACGGTGGGTTTGACGCCATTGTTCTGGACAGGATGTTACCCGGTCTGGACGGGCTGTCACTGATCAAATCCATGCGGGCGGCCGGATTGAAAACCCCGGTATTGATGCTGACGGCGATGAGCGCGGTGGACGAACGGGTCAAGGGCCTGCGCTCGGGTGCCGACGATTATCTGGTCAAGCCATTCTCGTTTCAGGAGCTGCACGCCAGGATCGAGGCCTTGCTGCGCCGCCCTCAGGAATCCGAAGAGGCGCCGACATTGACCTGCAAAGACCTGCAGATGGATTTGTTGACCCGCAAAGTCACGCGCGACGGGCACGAGATCACACTGACACCGCGTGAGTTTCAGATTCTCGAGTTTTTCCTGCGTCGCAAAAACCGTGTGGTGTCGCGCACCATGTTGCTTGAAGGAGTTTGGGATTACCACTTTGACCCGAACACCAACGTTGTGGACGTTCATATCTCGAAATTACGGCGCCAGCTGGACGAAGGCGGTGACGCGCAGCTGATTGAAACCGTCCGTGGAGCGGGTTACATGATGTCCGATGGATAA
- a CDS encoding ATP-binding protein: MILSTILTASVLAFVYVTANRSIEAETRSVVSAELTGLADEYERRGLIGLITAIERRLPSAAERDALYLLTDRLGLKLVGNLKSWPVNIAAGSGWVDLELRRADNDQLVSVSAASIRLPGGERLLVGRDAASRQQFDRVLFRSVALALGIALVLSVITGWLFTRLVFSRLSDIASTAENIVSGDLSKRMPLRGTGDEFDQVSGTLNNMLDRIEELISNLRTTSNSIAHDLRSPLSRLRQRVEALSEPGKSDLDREIDIARATGEIDHVLRVLGQLTEISRAEAGLGREQFETIDLQQLVGDVVELYDPVAADQGVQLEVRGSAPAIQGHRPLLSQALSNLLENALRYAPADTAITISIDARDGLAQLSVRDRGPGVPPEELDRLQLPFVTLDPARTERNAGLGLALVAAISHMHGGKFAARNCDPGLETTINLAQQR; this comes from the coding sequence ATGATTCTGAGCACGATTCTGACAGCGTCTGTGCTCGCGTTCGTCTATGTGACCGCCAACCGAAGCATCGAAGCCGAGACCCGCTCGGTCGTATCAGCAGAGTTGACGGGGCTTGCAGATGAATACGAAAGGCGCGGGCTGATTGGGTTGATCACTGCAATTGAGCGCCGTTTGCCAAGTGCCGCAGAGCGGGACGCGCTCTATCTTTTGACAGATAGGTTGGGCCTCAAACTTGTGGGCAATCTCAAGTCCTGGCCGGTGAACATTGCCGCCGGAAGTGGTTGGGTAGACTTGGAATTACGCCGGGCAGACAATGATCAGCTCGTGTCCGTCTCAGCCGCATCGATCCGCCTGCCGGGCGGCGAGCGCCTTCTGGTTGGGCGGGATGCTGCGTCGCGCCAGCAATTCGACAGGGTTCTGTTTCGCTCAGTTGCCCTGGCGCTGGGGATTGCTTTGGTTCTGAGCGTCATCACCGGTTGGTTGTTCACGCGGTTGGTATTCTCGCGCCTCTCGGATATTGCCAGCACGGCTGAGAATATCGTTTCAGGCGATCTGTCAAAGCGGATGCCGCTGCGCGGAACCGGGGACGAATTCGATCAGGTTTCAGGCACATTGAACAACATGCTCGACCGGATCGAGGAATTGATCAGCAACCTTCGCACCACCTCGAATTCGATTGCGCATGATCTTCGCTCGCCTTTGTCTCGCCTGCGACAACGAGTTGAGGCCCTCTCTGAACCCGGCAAAAGCGATCTGGATCGCGAGATCGATATCGCACGGGCAACGGGTGAAATTGATCACGTTTTGCGCGTACTGGGGCAACTCACCGAAATCTCACGGGCCGAGGCCGGTCTGGGACGAGAGCAATTCGAAACCATCGATTTGCAGCAACTGGTTGGCGATGTTGTAGAGCTTTATGACCCGGTCGCCGCCGATCAAGGTGTGCAACTCGAAGTCAGGGGCTCTGCCCCTGCCATTCAGGGGCACCGGCCTCTTCTGTCGCAAGCTCTTTCCAATCTGTTGGAAAACGCCTTGCGTTACGCACCAGCAGATACCGCGATCACGATTTCTATCGATGCGCGCGACGGTCTTGCCCAGCTAAGCGTCAGGGATCGTGGACCCGGCGTTCCCCCCGAAGAACTGGATCGCCTTCAGCTTCCATTCGTGACACTTGACCCCGCTCGGACGGAACGCAATGCGGGTTTGGGCCTGGCTCTGGTCGCAGCAATTTCACATATGCACGGTGGGAAATTTGCCGCCCGGAACTGTGACCCCGGGCTGGAAACCACGATCAATCTGGCTCAACAGCGTTAA
- a CDS encoding CYTH domain-containing protein, translated as MSKEIERKFLVANLPDLSKAKKAVVRQGYLTAPDDSAELRLRQKNDAYFLTLKGVGGLVRMEREAEITAEQFDTFWPETEGRRVEKIRYTAQLQDGLVFELDVFAGDLAPLCLVEVEFTSQDQAARYVPPDWFGTDVTDDTRYKNKTMAINGVPD; from the coding sequence ATGAGCAAAGAAATCGAACGCAAGTTTCTGGTGGCAAACCTGCCGGACCTGAGCAAAGCGAAAAAAGCCGTTGTACGACAGGGTTATCTGACCGCGCCCGACGACTCCGCCGAGTTGCGGTTGAGGCAAAAAAACGATGCGTATTTCCTGACTTTGAAAGGTGTCGGCGGCCTGGTGCGGATGGAGCGCGAGGCCGAGATCACTGCGGAACAGTTCGATACCTTCTGGCCGGAAACAGAAGGGCGGCGGGTTGAGAAGATACGCTACACCGCTCAATTGCAGGATGGTCTGGTATTTGAGCTGGACGTCTTCGCGGGAGATCTGGCACCGTTGTGCCTGGTGGAAGTGGAATTCACCTCACAGGACCAGGCCGCAAGATACGTCCCACCGGATTGGTTCGGTACGGATGTCACCGACGATACGCGCTATAAAAACAAGACCATGGCAATAAATGGTGTTCCGGATTAA
- a CDS encoding ParA family protein has protein sequence MKIIAYYSNKGGVGKTATSVNLAYAYAQAGQQVLLCDLDPQGASGFYFRVKPSKKLTDARFFEDVERFTKAIRASDFEGLDVLPANLTFRDFDVFLSRMRNKRSRLKRALKAAGSDYDVIILDCPPNFSTLSENIFKAADEIVVPVIPTTLSERTFDQLVEFFDKHKLRKKKLRAFFSMVQHRKVLHQETMEAMRKLYPKRFLQTTVPFAADIEKMGQHRAPISTFAGRSVSCAAYRALFEELESGVISNR, from the coding sequence ATGAAGATCATTGCCTATTACAGCAACAAGGGCGGTGTCGGTAAAACAGCAACCTCGGTGAACCTGGCTTATGCATATGCGCAGGCGGGGCAACAGGTGCTGCTGTGTGACCTTGACCCCCAGGGCGCATCGGGGTTCTACTTTCGAGTGAAGCCTTCAAAAAAGCTGACGGATGCGCGGTTTTTCGAAGATGTGGAACGGTTTACCAAGGCAATCCGGGCCAGCGATTTCGAAGGTTTGGACGTGCTGCCAGCGAATCTGACCTTTCGTGATTTTGATGTGTTCCTGTCGCGGATGCGAAACAAACGTTCGCGGTTGAAAAGAGCTTTAAAAGCCGCAGGTAGCGATTATGACGTGATCATTCTGGATTGCCCGCCCAATTTTTCGACCCTGTCCGAGAATATCTTCAAGGCAGCCGATGAAATCGTCGTGCCGGTCATCCCCACAACCCTGTCCGAACGGACGTTCGATCAGCTGGTTGAGTTTTTTGACAAACACAAGTTGCGCAAGAAAAAACTGCGGGCCTTTTTTTCGATGGTGCAACACCGAAAGGTTTTGCATCAGGAAACTATGGAGGCGATGCGCAAGCTGTATCCAAAACGCTTTTTGCAGACGACGGTTCCTTTCGCTGCGGATATCGAAAAGATGGGTCAGCATCGTGCCCCGATCAGTACCTTTGCCGGGCGCAGTGTATCCTGTGCTGCCTACCGGGCACTGTTTGAGGAATTGGAGAGCGGAGTGATTTCAAACCGATGA
- a CDS encoding CHAD domain-containing protein: protein MTEPSDVQGFLSKPIDEALLERLIPGFTIRIDPTGVAKPFVQLDCHDQSLRKSGRVLVEVGEILWLFQNGRAPLSQRCKGQGRFVQDLPQGPVKAALKGFPKLRALMQIGAGEIQTKPLAVLDELDKTLVRGKVWCLSSTTGQATIVQLQRLRGYERAYQKVNTAMSAMSGGGSGVEAFYAGLFPDMVPYRAKPEIELGKAEPSIQVAADIIQNYLKVARQNEEGIIADIDTEFLHDYRVSLRKVRSVISLFKGVFSDAQTVHLKQVFSDLMTPTGRMRDLDVYLLEKDKYFSFLPSILHDGLQEMFDLFETERARELSRLSRRLRSEEYNACLTNLTALFNGIDRLEPGSNAKRGAHEYACVLIWKRYRKVCKVARGITDDTPDDTLHDLRIDCKKLRYLMEFFGPLFDAKNFKEIIKPLKKLQDNLGLFNDYSVQQESLLAFVAQHSNAQGRVDARIGLAVGGLIAVLDQRQKAERSRVLSSFEKFDGPETRHLFRTLFHRKEE, encoded by the coding sequence ATGACCGAACCTTCAGATGTTCAAGGCTTTCTGTCCAAACCGATTGACGAGGCGCTTCTTGAAAGGCTCATTCCCGGGTTTACGATCAGGATCGACCCAACAGGAGTTGCGAAACCTTTCGTGCAGCTGGATTGCCACGATCAATCGTTGCGGAAATCAGGTCGTGTTCTGGTTGAGGTCGGGGAAATACTGTGGCTTTTCCAGAATGGCCGTGCGCCACTTTCTCAACGCTGCAAGGGGCAGGGGCGGTTTGTTCAAGACCTGCCGCAGGGCCCCGTTAAAGCAGCTTTGAAAGGGTTTCCGAAACTGCGCGCGCTGATGCAGATCGGAGCCGGGGAGATTCAGACGAAACCACTCGCCGTATTGGATGAGTTGGACAAAACGCTAGTCAGGGGAAAGGTTTGGTGCCTGTCCTCGACAACCGGTCAGGCGACGATTGTTCAGCTTCAGCGACTGCGTGGGTATGAGAGAGCGTATCAAAAGGTAAACACCGCGATGTCTGCCATGTCAGGGGGCGGGTCGGGTGTCGAAGCGTTTTACGCCGGGCTTTTCCCGGACATGGTTCCCTATCGGGCCAAGCCTGAGATCGAGTTGGGAAAAGCTGAACCATCCATTCAGGTCGCTGCGGATATTATTCAAAACTATCTGAAAGTTGCCCGGCAAAACGAAGAAGGAATTATCGCCGATATCGACACGGAATTTCTACATGATTACCGAGTGTCTCTGCGGAAGGTCCGATCTGTGATCAGCCTGTTCAAAGGCGTTTTTTCCGACGCGCAGACCGTGCATTTGAAGCAGGTCTTTTCCGACCTCATGACCCCCACCGGCCGTATGCGTGATCTGGATGTCTACCTTCTGGAAAAAGATAAATACTTCAGTTTCTTACCGTCCATACTTCATGATGGCTTGCAAGAAATGTTCGACCTTTTCGAGACGGAACGCGCGCGGGAACTGTCACGCTTGTCCCGCCGGTTGCGCAGCGAAGAATACAACGCCTGTCTGACCAATCTGACAGCATTGTTCAACGGAATAGATCGTTTAGAACCCGGATCAAACGCAAAGCGCGGGGCACACGAATATGCATGCGTATTGATTTGGAAACGGTATCGCAAGGTATGCAAGGTCGCTCGTGGCATCACCGACGACACTCCGGATGACACGTTGCATGACCTTCGCATTGATTGTAAAAAACTGCGCTACCTGATGGAATTCTTTGGCCCTCTCTTTGATGCAAAGAACTTCAAGGAGATCATCAAACCATTGAAAAAGCTGCAGGACAATCTGGGTCTGTTTAACGATTACTCCGTTCAGCAAGAGTCTTTGCTGGCCTTTGTCGCGCAGCACAGCAACGCGCAGGGCCGCGTGGATGCGCGGATTGGTCTGGCTGTGGGTGGATTGATCGCGGTTCTGGATCAACGCCAGAAGGCCGAGCGGAGCCGCGTGCTTTCCAGCTTTGAGAAATTCGACGGGCCGGAAACCCGGCACTTGTTCCGGACCTTGTTTCACCGGAAAGAGGAGTGA
- a CDS encoding TfoX/Sxy family protein, with amino-acid sequence MSDPVSSIRNLGPAFEQACARAGIHSADELRELGPDEAYARLLRAGTKAHFIGYYVLVMGLQGRPWNDCKGEEKKKLRQRFDAIKAGNSAAPENQMVADLDAIGVRVAPKDLKQV; translated from the coding sequence ATGAGTGATCCCGTTTCCTCGATCCGCAACCTTGGCCCGGCCTTTGAGCAGGCCTGCGCGCGCGCCGGCATCCACTCGGCTGACGAGTTGCGGGAACTGGGGCCGGATGAAGCCTATGCCCGGCTTTTGCGGGCTGGTACCAAAGCACATTTCATCGGCTACTATGTTTTGGTGATGGGGCTTCAGGGACGCCCCTGGAATGATTGCAAGGGTGAAGAGAAAAAAAAGCTGCGACAGCGTTTCGACGCGATCAAGGCCGGTAACAGCGCGGCGCCGGAGAACCAGATGGTTGCGGACCTGGACGCAATCGGCGTTCGCGTCGCTCCCAAAGACCTAAAGCAAGTCTGA
- the ndk gene encoding nucleoside-diphosphate kinase encodes MALERTFSIIKPDATRRNLTGKINAKFEDAGLRIVAQKRIHMTKEQAGKFYEVHAERPFYDELCEFMSSAPVVVQVLEGEGAIAKNREVMGATNPADAAPGTIRAEFAESVGENSVHGSDAPETAAVEIAYFFSGIELVG; translated from the coding sequence ATGGCACTGGAACGCACATTTTCGATCATCAAACCCGACGCAACCCGCCGCAACCTGACTGGCAAGATCAACGCCAAGTTCGAAGACGCCGGTCTGCGCATCGTTGCGCAAAAGCGCATCCACATGACCAAGGAACAAGCCGGCAAGTTCTACGAAGTTCACGCCGAGCGTCCGTTCTATGATGAATTGTGCGAGTTCATGTCGTCGGCTCCGGTTGTTGTTCAGGTTCTGGAAGGCGAAGGTGCCATTGCAAAGAACCGCGAAGTCATGGGCGCAACTAACCCGGCAGACGCAGCACCCGGCACCATCCGTGCCGAGTTCGCTGAATCGGTTGGTGAAAACTCGGTTCATGGTTCGGATGCACCGGAAACTGCGGCTGTTGAGATCGCGTATTTCTTCTCGGGTATCGAACTGGTCGGTTAA
- a CDS encoding multidrug effflux MFS transporter has product MRAARTPPHLVTLIFATALSVLSLNMFLPSLAHMSEDFGVDYGLMNLSVAGFLAVSAVLQLIMGPLSDRFGRRPILLICMSIFVISSIGCSLAGSIWTFLGFRLLQAAVVAGSVLSSASIRDRYPPNEAASKLGYVAMAMALAPMLGPMLGGTLDMLFGWRSGFVLYTVLGAGLLGLLWFDMGETNMNRSSTFAAQLREYPHLFRARRFWGYALCAAFSIGGFYSFITGAPLVAAAWFELSPALLGLGIGIITGGFMVGNFVTGRIAAHTRLTTMILIGRVVASTGPFCGLLLFLADLGSVWVFFGSAICVGFGNGLTNANASAGVMSVRPKLAGSAAGLSGAMVVALGAILTSMTGAFVSPKNGPFLVLGMMWASSFAGLLAVLYVRRLDRKDPLPETF; this is encoded by the coding sequence ATGCGCGCGGCCCGGACGCCTCCACACTTGGTCACTCTGATCTTTGCCACAGCATTGTCGGTTTTGTCGCTGAATATGTTCCTGCCTTCTCTGGCCCATATGAGCGAAGACTTCGGGGTGGATTATGGCCTCATGAATCTGTCGGTCGCGGGGTTTTTAGCGGTCTCGGCCGTGCTGCAACTGATCATGGGGCCTTTGTCGGATCGTTTCGGTCGCAGGCCGATCCTGTTGATCTGTATGTCCATCTTCGTCATCTCCTCAATCGGATGCTCTCTGGCCGGGTCCATCTGGACCTTTCTCGGCTTCCGTCTTTTGCAGGCCGCGGTGGTGGCTGGGTCGGTTCTGTCCAGCGCATCGATCAGAGATCGGTATCCGCCGAACGAGGCTGCAAGCAAACTCGGTTATGTCGCGATGGCCATGGCTTTGGCGCCAATGCTTGGCCCGATGCTGGGTGGGACGCTGGATATGCTGTTCGGCTGGCGTTCGGGATTTGTGCTCTACACAGTGCTAGGGGCAGGGCTGTTGGGGCTGCTGTGGTTCGATATGGGCGAGACGAACATGAACCGCTCTTCGACTTTCGCGGCCCAATTGCGGGAATACCCGCATCTTTTCCGCGCCCGCCGGTTCTGGGGGTATGCCCTGTGTGCGGCGTTTTCCATCGGCGGGTTCTACAGCTTTATTACCGGTGCTCCGCTGGTTGCGGCCGCGTGGTTCGAGCTGAGCCCCGCATTGCTGGGTCTTGGAATTGGCATTATCACGGGTGGGTTCATGGTCGGGAACTTCGTAACCGGCCGGATCGCGGCGCACACACGTCTGACCACGATGATCTTGATCGGCCGGGTCGTGGCTTCGACCGGGCCTTTCTGCGGACTGCTGCTGTTTCTGGCTGATCTGGGGTCGGTCTGGGTGTTCTTCGGCTCGGCCATCTGTGTCGGGTTCGGCAACGGGCTGACCAATGCAAACGCCTCGGCGGGCGTCATGTCCGTTCGCCCCAAGCTGGCAGGAAGTGCGGCGGGGTTGTCGGGGGCGATGGTTGTAGCGCTGGGTGCGATCCTGACTTCGATGACCGGCGCATTTGTCAGCCCCAAAAACGGGCCGTTTCTGGTTCTGGGCATGATGTGGGCAAGCAGCTTTGCAGGCCTGCTTGCAGTGCTTTACGTTCGGCGTCTGGACAGGAAGGACCCTTTACCGGAAACATTCTGA
- a CDS encoding ABC-F family ATP-binding cassette domain-containing protein has translation MLRIEDITYAVEGRPLFDGATATIPDGHKVGLVGRNGTGKTTLFRLIRGELALESGNISVPKRARIGGVAQEVPSSDVSLINTVLAADTERGALMAEAESAEDPTRIAEIQTRLADIDAWSAEARAASILKGLGFDDEDQLRPCSDFSGGWRMRVALAAVLFTQPDLLLLDEPTNYLDLEGALWLESYLAKYPHTVIIISHDRGLLNRAVGSILHLEDRKLTYYAVPYDKFAERRAERLAQAESENVKAKARIAHLQSFVDRFRYKASKAVQAQSRLKMIERIQLVSTPQEAALRAFSFPEPEELSPPIIQIEGGVTGYGETEVLRRLNLRIDQDDRIALLGKNGQGKSTLSKLLSDRLPLMAGRMTCSNKLRIGYFAQHQVDELYVDETPLDHLRRLRPDEAPGKWRSRLAGFGLNADQAETKVGRLSGGQKARLSLLLATIDAPHMLILDEPTNHLDIESREALVEALTAYSGAVVLVSHDMHLLSLVADRLWLVSDGTVKPFDGDLEAYRSLLLARDRPVREKSQTVKSKRPTREALLALRADLRKCEDRIEKLTDMHDRLSAKLSDPALYEDDKINDLETWNRKFTEVTEAMQKAEALWVAAAERLEQAETA, from the coding sequence ATGTTACGGATCGAAGACATCACCTATGCCGTTGAAGGTCGTCCATTGTTTGATGGCGCAACCGCAACGATTCCCGATGGTCACAAGGTTGGCCTTGTCGGTCGGAACGGAACCGGAAAGACCACGCTGTTCCGCCTGATCCGGGGGGAGTTGGCTCTGGAATCCGGTAATATCTCGGTCCCGAAACGCGCTCGGATTGGCGGTGTGGCGCAAGAGGTGCCCTCCTCTGATGTCTCGCTGATCAACACGGTTCTGGCCGCCGATACCGAACGCGGTGCATTGATGGCCGAGGCCGAAAGCGCTGAAGACCCGACACGTATCGCCGAAATTCAGACCCGTCTGGCCGATATCGACGCCTGGTCCGCCGAGGCCCGCGCGGCTTCGATCCTCAAGGGGCTGGGGTTTGATGACGAAGACCAACTACGCCCGTGCTCGGATTTCTCGGGCGGGTGGCGGATGCGCGTTGCGCTGGCGGCGGTGCTGTTTACTCAACCAGATCTGCTGCTGCTGGACGAACCGACAAACTATCTGGACCTCGAAGGCGCGCTGTGGCTCGAGAGCTATCTGGCCAAGTATCCTCACACGGTGATCATCATCAGCCACGACCGAGGTCTTCTGAACCGCGCCGTGGGGTCGATCCTGCATCTGGAAGACCGCAAGCTGACCTATTACGCGGTGCCATACGACAAGTTTGCGGAACGCCGTGCGGAACGTCTGGCACAGGCGGAATCGGAAAACGTCAAGGCCAAAGCCCGCATCGCACATTTGCAAAGCTTTGTGGATCGGTTCCGCTATAAGGCATCGAAAGCTGTTCAGGCCCAGTCGCGCCTGAAGATGATCGAACGCATCCAACTGGTCTCGACCCCACAAGAAGCAGCACTCCGTGCGTTCAGCTTTCCGGAACCCGAGGAACTGTCGCCACCGATTATCCAGATTGAGGGCGGCGTCACAGGTTATGGCGAGACAGAGGTGCTTCGGCGTCTGAACCTGCGCATCGACCAAGACGACCGCATTGCGCTGTTGGGCAAGAACGGTCAGGGGAAATCGACCCTGTCCAAGCTGCTCTCGGACCGGCTGCCCCTGATGGCAGGCAGGATGACCTGCAGCAACAAGCTGCGCATCGGCTATTTTGCACAGCATCAGGTGGATGAGCTCTATGTGGACGAAACACCGCTGGACCACCTGCGCCGCCTGCGCCCTGACGAGGCGCCCGGCAAGTGGCGTTCGCGACTGGCCGGTTTCGGGTTGAACGCGGATCAGGCGGAAACCAAGGTCGGGCGTCTGTCGGGTGGACAGAAAGCGCGCCTTTCACTGCTGCTCGCCACGATCGACGCGCCCCATATGCTGATCCTTGATGAGCCGACCAACCACCTTGATATCGAAAGCCGCGAGGCGCTGGTCGAGGCGCTGACTGCTTATTCCGGCGCGGTGGTTCTGGTCAGCCACGACATGCATCTGCTGAGCCTTGTCGCGGATCGCCTCTGGCTGGTTTCGGATGGTACGGTCAAACCCTTTGACGGCGACCTTGAAGCCTATCGGTCCCTGCTGCTGGCGCGCGACAGACCCGTCAGGGAAAAGTCCCAGACTGTCAAATCAAAACGCCCCACACGCGAGGCGTTGTTGGCTCTGCGCGCCGATCTGCGCAAATGCGAAGACCGGATCGAAAAGCTGACCGATATGCATGACAGGCTTTCCGCCAAACTGTCCGACCCGGCGTTGTACGAGGACGATAAGATCAACGATCTGGAAACCTGGAACCGCAAGTTCACCGAAGTCACCGAGGCCATGCAAAAAGCCGAGGCTCTATGGGTCGCCGCAGCCGAACGACTTGAACAGGCAGAAACAGCATGA
- a CDS encoding ACT domain-containing protein, whose product MKTPVKDTGAMISGMHPDLQPGEFAFVVWPENKPWPEGTRASCVEAEGLSLVVPIAAAPQDAVAMRCITLQVHSSLEGVGLTAAVSSALAQAGIPANMVAGYHHDHVYVPSGCSQDALSILQDLQRSSK is encoded by the coding sequence ATGAAAACACCCGTCAAAGACACCGGAGCTATGATTTCCGGTATGCATCCCGACTTGCAGCCCGGTGAATTTGCCTTTGTCGTGTGGCCTGAGAACAAACCCTGGCCTGAGGGCACGCGGGCCAGCTGTGTCGAGGCCGAAGGGCTGTCTCTTGTCGTCCCGATCGCTGCGGCACCGCAAGATGCCGTCGCGATGCGTTGCATTACCTTGCAGGTCCATTCCTCGCTGGAAGGTGTTGGTCTGACCGCGGCCGTTTCCAGCGCGCTGGCTCAGGCGGGCATCCCTGCGAACATGGTCGCGGGGTATCACCACGATCATGTCTATGTCCCATCAGGTTGTTCGCAAGATGCCCTGAGTATCCTGCAAGACCTGCAACGGAGCAGCAAATAG